Proteins encoded in a region of the Rutidosis leptorrhynchoides isolate AG116_Rl617_1_P2 chromosome 9, CSIRO_AGI_Rlap_v1, whole genome shotgun sequence genome:
- the LOC139865658 gene encoding microtubule-associated protein 70-1-like isoform X2, translating into MVYSQPVMYLLLQLNEELSKVDEKLKKTESLLKSKNLKIMKINDDKKQALAAQFAAKSTFRRVHAARKDDDIPLTEATLAPSEAELKLVKMEVYYNLKFDIG; encoded by the exons ATGGTTTATAGTCAACCTGTTATGTATTTGTTGTTGCAACTTAATGAAGAACTAAGTAAAGTCGATGAAAAGCTTAAGAAAACTGAATCGCTTCTGAAAAGCAAG AATTTAAAGATTATGAAAATAAACGATGATAAAAAGCAAGCCCTGGCTGCACAATTTGCAGCAAAATCCACCTTTCGAAGAGTTCATGCAGCACGGAAAGATGACGATATACCTCTTACTGAGGCTACTCTTGCTCCATCAGAGGCGGAACTCAAGTTGGTTAAAATGGAG